The following proteins are co-located in the Candidatus Firestonebacteria bacterium RIFOXYD2_FULL_39_29 genome:
- a CDS encoding alpha-L-fucosidase, with protein MSDSILKQKGDTSWFTHDRFGMFIHWGLYSLPARHEWVRSYEGIPEKDYQKYFDHFEPDLYNPEAWADAAAKAGMKYFVITTKHHEGFCLWDTKYTDYKASETPLYGKDLLTPMVNAFRNRGIKVGFYHSLLDWSHPDYTVDNCHPMRNNKEYLKNESKKNMANYRKYLYGQVEELTTLFGKIDIIWFDFSIAPKGEFKGKGKKEWGSEELIKMIRKNQPGIVINDRLQIPQDTFTPEQNQPAEWHTVKGKKVTWEVCHTFSGSWGYHRDEQTWKSTETCIKLLIDTVSKGGNLLLNVGPNARGEFDSRAIYRLDGLGEWMKRHSRSIYGCTEAPKEFICPKDCRLTYNPETKRLYVHLFSWPSKHIYLDFADKIGYAQLLNDASEVQFKTSSTWNVKVKKNQACLTLPELKPMVEVPVIEIFLK; from the coding sequence GCGATACATCCTGGTTCACTCATGACCGGTTTGGGATGTTCATTCACTGGGGGCTTTACTCACTTCCTGCGCGCCACGAATGGGTGCGGAGCTATGAAGGCATACCGGAAAAAGATTACCAGAAGTATTTTGACCATTTTGAACCTGATCTCTACAACCCGGAAGCATGGGCAGACGCAGCAGCCAAGGCAGGAATGAAATATTTTGTAATAACAACCAAACATCATGAGGGCTTTTGTCTCTGGGACACAAAATACACTGATTATAAAGCGTCCGAAACGCCTCTTTACGGGAAAGATCTCCTCACCCCGATGGTAAACGCTTTCAGGAACAGAGGAATTAAAGTTGGGTTCTATCACTCCCTTCTCGACTGGTCTCATCCGGATTACACGGTTGATAACTGCCATCCCATGAGAAATAACAAAGAATACCTCAAGAATGAATCTAAAAAAAACATGGCTAATTACAGAAAATACCTTTACGGACAGGTTGAAGAACTTACAACTTTATTCGGAAAAATTGACATTATCTGGTTTGACTTCTCCATCGCACCTAAAGGAGAATTCAAAGGCAAAGGAAAAAAAGAATGGGGCAGTGAAGAGCTCATAAAAATGATACGCAAAAACCAGCCGGGGATAGTTATAAACGACCGTTTGCAAATACCTCAGGATACATTCACCCCGGAACAGAACCAGCCGGCAGAATGGCATACAGTTAAGGGGAAAAAAGTTACATGGGAGGTCTGTCATACTTTCAGCGGCTCCTGGGGCTATCACAGGGACGAACAAACCTGGAAATCAACTGAGACATGCATTAAACTCCTTATTGACACCGTCAGCAAAGGCGGTAATCTTTTATTGAATGTAGGCCCGAACGCCAGGGGTGAGTTTGATTCCCGCGCAATTTACAGATTAGACGGGCTGGGTGAATGGATGAAACGCCACTCCCGCTCCATCTACGGCTGTACAGAAGCCCCAAAAGAATTTATCTGCCCGAAGGATTGCAGGCTTACGTACAATCCGGAAACAAAACGCCTTTACGTCCACTTATTCAGCTGGCCGTCAAAACACATCTATCTTGATTTTGCGGATAAGATAGGATACGCCCAGTTATTAAACGACGCTTCGGAAGTACAGTTCAAAACCAGCAGTACCTGGAATGTAAAAGTCAAGAAGAACCAGGCGTGTCTGACTTTACCAGAGTTGAAACCTATGGTTGAAGTTCCGGTAATTGAGATTTTTTTAAAGTAA